The Candidatus Poribacteria bacterium genomic sequence CCGATGAGAGAGATGGGGAACTGGCGCGAGTATTTTATTGGATACCTTGCCGCCGACCGCGAGGCAGCAATTGATTATCTGCAGTTGACATTGGAAGAATACCTTGCTGATGGCGACCTGCCTTTCTTTTGGAAGGGCATTCGGACTTTTGTAGAATCGCAAGGTGGCGTTTCCAAACTTTCCAAACGAACGGGTATTGAAACTGAAACACTTTCAAACATGCTCTCTAACGAAGGTGCACCGCGGTTAGATACGTTCCAAAACTTATTGACAGCACTTAAGCGTTGTCTGAAAAATAAGGATTATCCCAATTGTACTTGAGCATTGCACTTGGCTAAATCATAGAATCAAGGATTTTGAAACTCTTCCCCACAAAGGCAAAAGGGAGCGAATACGTTAGGCAAAAATGTTTGGCCCCACGAGTAGTTCTGTTAATAGAACACCCACCGGCATGCGCGCGATCTTTCACAGGTTTTTGTTCAACTAACACTGACACTAATTGGAGCAGAAGGGTAACCGATGTTTGTGAAAATTGGAGCATGGATTTTAACAAAAGCGATTCCAGTATTTTTAAAAGAAGTCGGGGAGTGCGTTAAGAAGGGATACCAAGATTCAAAAAGTGCCGCCCATGATTACGATACTCCCTACAAGGAACGTCACGATCAACCTCAGGTCTTTTGCGTTGGAATGGAAGCACAAAGATCGCTTGACAACTTTTATGTAGTCGTTCAGTTCCTAGATAAGAGGAGGGCAACAAGGCATAACTCTATCGAAGACGTTAAAAAAACACTCCGAGAGAAAGGTAAACAGTATTTCAATGCAACTTCAGATAAACGCCAGGGTGGGATGAGGATTGCCACTAACGAACAGTATCTGATGGTGCTTGGGGATCCCGGTGTCGGAAAATCGACCTTTCTCCGCAAGGTTGGACTTGAGGCACTGAAAGGAGAGGATGGGAACTTTGAACATCAATGTATTCCGGTTTTTCTTGAACTGAAAAGATTCACCAAGGATTCGATTGATATTGAGGAATGGATTACCGAGGAGTTTAAGATATGTGGTCATCCATATCCCGAGCAGTGGGCAAATTCTAAGTTGAAATCTGGTGAACTGCTAATACTTTTTGATGGTCTTGATGAGGTGCCGGAGTCGAACCTTAACAACGTCATCAATAAAATTAAGGATTTCGTCCATCAATATAGCCAAAACCGCTTTATTGCTTCCTGCCGGGTAGGAGCGTACAAAGGAGGACTTACAGGTTTCGCAGTAGTGGAGATAGCAGATTTTGATGATTCACAGATTCAGGCTTACATCAATAATTGGTTTGCATCAGCGTCCAATCAAAAGATGAAAACTGCTCAACGGTGTTGGCAAGCATTGAATGATCCAGAGCATCAAGCAACCAAAGCATTAGCACAGAATCCTTTGGCACTCGCGCTGCTGTGTCAGGTTTATGAAAAATCACAAGGTTTTTCATCAAGTCAAGCAAACCTGTATGAAGACATTTTTAACATTTTTCTGAAAAAATGGGCAGCAGAGAAAGGTGTTCATAGAGATCCACCAATGAGTCCGTATTTGGCCATCCCGACTGTAAAGGATCTACTTTCTGAAATTGCAGCAGAGAACTTTAAGGCAGACCGTCTAGTTTTCAGTGAAAACGAACTCATCAATCAGATTCAAGAATTCTACCAACAGAGGACCGATATATTCTCAGGATTTGATGCTTCTGAGATCTTAGATGCAATTCTTGTGGATCCAGGGCTTTTCGTTGAAAGTGCTAGGCGTATCTACACTTTCTTTCATTTAACATTTCAGGAGTATTTAACGGCAAATCATTTTGTCAAAACACAATCAATTCAGAATTTGGTATCCAATCATTTACATGACGAACGGTGGCGAGAAGTTTTCTTATTCGCTGCTGAACTGATGGCTGGTAAAGCAGGCAGCTTACTTGCGCTGATGGAAGCAGAAGCCTCTAAGTGCGTCAACACCAATGGACTCAGAATACTGTTCCAATGGGCAAAACGTATTACAAATCCTTCAGACAACCGATATGACAAAATTGCCAAACAAATTTTTGCGATCCGCCAATACTTTTCTCTATGGTTTTTGAATGAAACTTATAAGGCAGTCAACAGCGACATTACTCAACTCCCATGTCTCGGACAAAACTTTGATCAAGATCGATACCTAGACCTTTATGTAGACCGGGACCTTGACATGTATTTGTATCGCAAATATCCCAAAGGCTACCGAGATATCTACCAACGCCGAAAGCACTATCGCTATCAAGAATTCGATCGTTACCTCGACTTCTACCTGAACTTGAATCTGTACGCGGGTCACCAGCTCGACAGGGGGATCAACCAAGCCCTTGGATACGATCTGGACCGAGAACTTGATTCAGAAGACCATTGCTACCAAGAACTCAGTTGCTACTTCAACTACCATGAAAAAATTAACAACTATCTTGATCCCTACTTTTACCAAGATCCCTATCAATATATGGATATGGATTTCTATCGTCTTGTTTCCGATCGATTAAGAGATCGATTGGAAAGTGAATTGCGGGGACGAACAATGCTTCTCAGACGTATGAAACAGATGAAAATTTTCAAAAAGGCGAATTT encodes the following:
- a CDS encoding NACHT domain-containing protein produces the protein MFVKIGAWILTKAIPVFLKEVGECVKKGYQDSKSAAHDYDTPYKERHDQPQVFCVGMEAQRSLDNFYVVVQFLDKRRATRHNSIEDVKKTLREKGKQYFNATSDKRQGGMRIATNEQYLMVLGDPGVGKSTFLRKVGLEALKGEDGNFEHQCIPVFLELKRFTKDSIDIEEWITEEFKICGHPYPEQWANSKLKSGELLILFDGLDEVPESNLNNVINKIKDFVHQYSQNRFIASCRVGAYKGGLTGFAVVEIADFDDSQIQAYINNWFASASNQKMKTAQRCWQALNDPEHQATKALAQNPLALALLCQVYEKSQGFSSSQANLYEDIFNIFLKKWAAEKGVHRDPPMSPYLAIPTVKDLLSEIAAENFKADRLVFSENELINQIQEFYQQRTDIFSGFDASEILDAILVDPGLFVESARRIYTFFHLTFQEYLTANHFVKTQSIQNLVSNHLHDERWREVFLFAAELMAGKAGSLLALMEAEASKCVNTNGLRILFQWAKRITNPSDNRYDKIAKQIFAIRQYFSLWFLNETYKAVNSDITQLPCLGQNFDQDRYLDLYVDRDLDMYLYRKYPKGYRDIYQRRKHYRYQEFDRYLDFYLNLNLYAGHQLDRGINQALGYDLDRELDSEDHCYQELSCYFNYHEKINNYLDPYFYQDPYQYMDMDFYRLVSDRLRDRLESELRGRTMLLRRMKQMKIFKKANLQRMMDRFNLQREIIKAVNKGEDVELPAESIHDTWLSVFGITSDMLSISHEELENYLQYLRAVELLLACKEEAGRVSPEVWQKIEKKLLA